TGACAGCTGgtgcacagaaacacagcaaacCTGGAAGTCCCAGAGCAGCGTCATTGCACACACGTGCCcggcagcctcctgccaggcccTGGCACACGGGGAGGAGCGTTTCAGTGCCGGGACCAAGCGGTATCTGCCCTTCCCGCCCAGCACGCCCGGCTTCCACACAGCCCCCACCTTCTGtgcccccctctccccatctgTAAAACCAGAGGGGCACCAGGAGCCAGCCAGGGCGCTGAGAGTTCtgccctgtgggcagcagaaGCCCAAGAGGCCACGTGCTCGATGTTCTCGGTGCAGGCGACAGTGAGCAGCACAGGCAAGGACACAGAATGGAGCTGGATGCCTGAGCcgtgagcaggagctgcaggccccAGCAGAGGCGACAGATGCTGCGCTGGTTCTCCACTGGGCCGTTCCTGGAGCACACACCCAAGGCCACGAAGCCCCCGAGCAGCAGGTAGCCTGCGGGAGAGCAGAAGCATGGGGCAGGCAGCGCCCGGCAGGCTCAGCCGGgctgacaggagctgctgagctgcacccGCAGCGCTGCAGGGAAACCTGACGCCGGAGCCCACGTCTCTCAGAGCACCAGGGCAGCGGCTGCGGCAGCCACGGGGGCAGCAAGCCCCGGCTGTTCCAGCAGCACcttgcagctccaggaggagaCACACGCAGTGCAGAAACAGCCAGTCCAAAGGGCTCGGTGCCTACCTAGGAGGTACTGCCAGTAGGCTGCAGATCTCCTGCAGCATCCTGAAGATCAGCTGCCGCAGGCTCTGTGAGAAACACCACCCTCGGAACAGCAACAAGGACCCGGCACCTTCCTAGCAGAGGAGATGGCAAGTTGAGGACAGGCAGTGGGCAGCCGTGGCTacctgcctccagctgctgagCCCTTGCCCTGCAGAGCCAACGGGCACTGCCCACGCAGCCCTCCTTGTCCCCAGCTCACGGGGTGAAGGAGGTGATACCTGCTCAGCCTGTCCCCACAGAACAACAACAGGCCAAGGAAGTAAAGCAGGAACAGCTTAGGGTCAAAGCCTGGACACAGAGTGTgtccaggcagagaggaaccccgGCACGGTGCTGTCTGGGCTGAGCTCCATCCTGCCACATGGTCaaaggggcagggaagggacagAACCTGCCACAAGTGCCCCAGATTCCCCTGCTTTCTATCCCGTGGGCAAACAcaggcttctgtgaaaagctgctgcaagtATCCCCTGTGGACTTTAGGAGgagcttccatttaaacataaggaacatATTTCCCTGTtaatgtgagggagccctggcccaggctgcccagggagggtgtggaggctccttctcggcaggtttccaaacccacttgcacacgttcctgtgcccctgacaaagcagaacctgctttagcagggggttgggctgaaggatctctaaaggttcctgacaagccccatcattctgtgactctgtggggggcagccaggccctgcctccagctgccacaGTCATGGCCGGACGCGGccttccctgcagagccccgcacagcccaACACAGACACATCACTTCACAGgcatcacacagtcacaggatcatttcagctgggagagacctttcagctcttggagtgcagcctctgtcccagccccatcacccaccagcccatttccctcagtgcaacacccacccggctctgaaacccctccagggacggtgactccagcagctccctgggcagctgttccaaggcctgacaaccctgtcagcaaagaaattcctcctcatatccagcctgaacctcccctggcacaacttgaggttgtttcctcttgttctgttgcttgttaccagGCAGAACAGACTGAGCCTCATCTCTCTTCAGCTTCAAATAGTTGTACAAagcgagaaggtctcccctgagccttcttttctccaggctaaacagccccagaacCCTGAgtccttcctcatctgagatgtgctccaaatcctttcctggcttggtagctgcctctggatcctctccagcacctccatgtccttcttgtagagaggggccctgAACCAagcacagtattggaggtgcagcctcaccaaaggcGAGTCCAGGGCAACGATCAGCtccttgctcctgctgacaacactgttcccaatccaggccaggatgcccttttTGCCTATCCTGGATGACTGAATGCATccagctgggaagctgaagctcattagtgatgcttcagcagcaggatttgGGTTAAAACTGGGCTTTCTGGGAAGAATGAAGCATTTCTTacaccagccacagccctgctctctgtgccctTGCCCATTCACACCAGCTGCCCAACAGGAGCCCGAAACACAACAAAGGgtgaaaaggaaacaatctcTTTGGGGATGGGTCTCacctgttttcatttccttttccttcttggaGATCTTGCCTGTCTCTTCCGTGACCTTGGCATCTCCCTTCTCACACAGGCAGAGAACTGAGGCGCCGGCGCTGGCCGCTTCCACCACCGCCCACAGGGCccctgaaacacaaacacagagcacgTCAACAACCAGCAACCTGCAGGCTGTCCCCTAAAAGAGGACAAGGCTTTCAACTCAGCTCATCAAGAGAAAGGGGCTGGGGACAGTCAGACACCCCACTGGAACGAGGCTTGGAGAAGGTTTTCGCAGCTCCAGCTGGAACACTGCACAGGGACTCACAAAGTTCACCCCCAgatgtttccaaaccctcccagcttctcctctttctgtgaGCACCTTGCTTTTTGCAAGAGGCTGGTTTGGGAAGTGcctctgctgggggctgtttcTGTGACTGATGGTGTGTGGTTTAGGTGAAGGGGATGGCTCTGAGCAGGAGGGTGCTGACAACACTCAGTGAGAGCCCAAAACCTTGCACCTACCTGACAAATCACCACCACAACTCCTTTTGTCACCTTCCTGCCTGCCACAAGCATTCACAAGGGAGAAGTAGACTTGGAAGTACAGATAAAACCCCAATGGACGCAGTTCAGAGGGTAGCAGGACACACAGAGGTGAGGGTAGGACACGTTCAACCACAcccagggggaagaggagcaaagagctGTGCCCACCACATGAACCCAAGGAGCAGACAGCACTGACCAAGAGCCCCCTCCCACTGACGGCCCTCACGGGGCTTCCTGTAGGGAATTCAAAGCCCTTTATATCACTTTAAAACACCTGACTCAGATGAGAACCTGTGGGGCAACCAACTgttcagcacagctctgcatttGCTTCTCCCAAACGTGCTCACACTACCTgtgagggagaagcagcagcggaGACACCGAGCCAAAGTGGCAACCTCCCGCCCCAAAAGGAACCTAGGCCAGAGGCAGCCGCCCCACAGCCCCGtggctccctcctgagctgcagccaccgtCCCCTCCAGAGAGGTGTCTTCAGAAGAAATCCCCaagtcagctgctggagagagggacCCGGCACTACCGATGCGATTCCCGACCCGGGAGGGCTCCAGGAGCCCTTTCAGCTGTTGtcacccctctctggggctggacttccctccccctcccccgccaTGGGACCGCATCAAGCAGCGTTTAAACACAACAGCACGAAGGAAATAACGCGGGGCGGGGGAAGAGCGGGACACACAGTTTTTGGGGTGAGCGAAGCGTGTCCCAGACCGCTGCCAGCGCCGGGGCCGCCTCCCCCGGGACTCCCCGCCGCAGAACGGGGCCCAGCCCGGTCGCTCCCGGCTGCCCGGGGCTCGTCCCGCTCCGCCGCGGCTGCCCGGCTGCAGCGGGGAAGCGGGAGCGGGTCAAACCCCGAACAGAAGAGCGGAgcggggcagcgccggggcgggccgcgggcggcagcccccgccgggcccgggccccGCTCCCGCTTTCCCCCGCGGCACGGAGGGACGGCGcggccccgcctccccccgccccgctccgcgccgccgccggggcccgAGGAGCCGCCGCGGAGCCGCGTTCGGCCGCCTCCCCCCCACCGGCGCCCGCGGGCGGCTCTCGGGCTCCCGGGGcctcgccgcccgccccgggcccgccgccgcctccgcccggccccgcctcacCGGACACCCCCGGCCCGCTGcggagccccctccccgccgccctcccgccgccccccggcccgcccgcgGCCCGCGCTCACCGCCGGCCACGAGCCCCCATCCTGCACCTGCTCGCCGCCCGGCGCTCAGCCGTGGGGAGCTCGGCCGCCTCCTCCTCGCCCCACACGGCCGGAGCCGCCTCCGCCGGGACCCCCGGGAGCAgccgccggcgccgcccccGCGCTGAGAGACCCCCGGcagcgcgggcggcggcgcgggctccgcgcggggcacgctgggactACGACTCCCGGCAGGCACCGCGGCTGCCGCCGGCGGCTTTGCGCGACAGCGAGGCGCGGGCGCTGACGGGAAATGGAGtccgcggggcggccgcggggaagCGGCGCCTGTCCCGTGGCTGCCGGTGCTCCCGGTCCCGCTCCCGCCCCGCAGCATCATCACCTCTGGGCACAGGCGTAAGAATCGCCCGAGGGTGGCAGCTGGAAGGGCCGTCACTAAAAACAGTCACAGAACGGTGGCAGTTGGAAGCGACCCctaaagctcatccagcccaacccccatCTCAGGcgggtcccacctagatcaggtcacacaggagcgtgtccagctgggcttggaaacctgccgagaaggagcctccgcagcctccctgggcagcccgggccaggg
The sequence above is drawn from the Colius striatus isolate bColStr4 unplaced genomic scaffold, bColStr4.1.hap1 scaffold_35, whole genome shotgun sequence genome and encodes:
- the LOC133629258 gene encoding uncharacterized protein LOC133629258; this encodes MMLRGGSGTGSTGSHGTGAASPRPPRGLHFPSAPAPRCRAKPPAAAAVPAGSRSPSVPRAEPAPPPALPGVSQRGGGAGGCSRGSRRRRLRPCGARRRRPSSPRLSAGRRAGAGWGLVAGGALWAVVEAASAGASVLCLCEKGDAKVTEETGKISKKEKEMKTGAGSLLLFRGWCFSQSLRQLIFRMLQEICSLLAVPPRLPAARGLRGLGCVLQERPSGEPAQHLSPLLGPAAPAHGSGIQLHSVSLPVLLTVACTENIEHVASWASAAHRAELSAPWLAPGAPLVLQMGRGGHRRWGLCGSRACWAGRADTAWSRH